A stretch of DNA from Natrinema halophilum:
GTAGATGGTCGTCCCACTGATCGCCCGAATCATTCCGACTGGAACGTCGTCGGCTGATACGGCCCACTTCTCGGTCCCATCGCGTTTGCTCAGGGCCACGAGTTCGTCACTGTAGTCCGCAGATGACGACTGTCCGTCCGGGACCGAGTCATCGGGGATATAGACGTAGACGGTCTCGTCGCTGATAACGGGTCTGGCACTGGTATGGAGAAGAGAGATATCCCAGAGCCGGTCAGACGGGTTCTCAAGAGACTTACCGAAGAGGTCCCAGTCGTCTCCGCTGACGTAGACCGATTCGCCGAGCGCGATGTCGACGCCCGCCGAAAGACCGAGACGGAGTCCCGCACCAGTTTTCGCATCCACGACGTTCACACGATTGTATGTGAATCGTCCGAGGACGGCCCCTGTCGTCGTGGCTTGAGCCCGGTCGTACTGATAGCCGCCTGCACGGTTCGATAAATTCACAGTGCTCCGCCACACTTCGTTTCCGGACTCGGGCTCGAGGGCGAGGGCGACTCCCGCCGTTGCGGCGTACACTACGCCGTTCGCCGCAGCGGCGGACGTGACAAACTCGTACTCGTCTGCCTCGCCGTTTCCTGAGGAGCCGACCGTGACCGATTCGATGAACCACCGAACCGATCCGTCGGAAGCCTCGAGGGCGTACAACGTTCCATCGACGACGACGTAGACGCCGTCGTACGCTACCGTCTGGTCGGAGAGGTACTCGTCAGCCTCGAAGTCAGTCTTCCAGCGAACGCTGCCATCCGACCGATCGAGTGCTACTACTTCGTCCCCGGAGAGGTAGACGGTCTCGCCGACAACGGAAGGAGTCGTCGCGTCGACGTCGGCGTTCTCCCAGATGAGAGAACCATCAGTTGCGTCGAAGGCGACGACGCCCGTTGCAGTCGTCGTATACACCGTCTCGTCGGCGACAGCAACGGGGCCCGCGTGGTCGACGGACCAGACTGCCTCGAGCGCATCACCGTCGAATTCGTATCCATCATCGATGTATCGTGAGTGGCCGGCATTCCCGGCGTAAGACGCCCAGTCTTCGTCCATCGCAGGGTTTGGCTTCACTGCTGGGTCCGGGAGATCGGCAACCCAGTCCCCCGTAGTATTGGTCTCGCCCAGCCCGGCCGATGCGAACCCACTCCCGACCGAAAGCCCTACACCGGTCGCTAGTACCGAACGGCGATGCCAGTCTCTCATTACCTTCGTCGTCCGCGGTGAGCGTTATTACTATTAAATATATACGTTGACTTGTTTTCGCTGCAACTGCACCGGGACGTGATAAATCAGTATGAAATGGGAGGCGGAGTATATTTCCAGGAGAGTGTTCCTGGAAGCGATTATGGAGTTTATAGGATGAAACTGACCGGTCGATTGTCTTTTCGCAAGTTGGCGGCCAGGGGCGCTACACTGCGTATCCGGTACCGGTGTAACCAGTTCGTCGATGGTTCAGTGACCACGAACCGATACGCAGCCCGCCAGTGGACGACGATCCCGAACGGCCGTTCACTTCCACCCCGCTTTCTCAATGCTTATCCACGACCGAACCGAATCGCCCAGCAATGGCAGCACAGGACGAGGAACCGCCCTCGATCGAGCATCCGCTCCTCGAGCCCGACCTTCTCGAGCGGCGGCTCTACCAACTGAAGCTCGCGGGTACGGCCGCGAATCATCACACGCTCGTCTGTCTCCCGACCGGTCTCGGGAAGACGACGGTCAGCCTGCTGGTCACAGCCCGCAGGCTCGAGGAAGTCGGCGGCACGTCGCTGATGCTCGCCCCGACGAAACCCCTCGTCCAGCAACACGCCGATTTCTACCGGGAGGCCCTTCGGATCCCCGACGAGGAGATCGTCGTCTTCACGGGCGACGTCAGTCCCGACGACCGAGCCGACCTGTGGGAAGAGGCGACGGTCGTGATGGCGACGCCGCAGGTAATCGAAAACGACCTCGTCGGCTCGCGGATCTCGCTCGCCGACGTCACCCACCTCACGTTCGACGAATGTCACCGGGCGACGGGCGATTACGCGTACAACTACATCGCGGAACGATACCACGCCGACGCCCGCAAGCCGCTCGTGACGGGTATGTCGGCGTCGCCCGGCGGCGACGAGGAAGCCATCCTCGAAGTCTGTGAGAACCTCGGCCTCCAGGAGGTCGAGGTGATGACGGAGGAAGACGCCGACGTCGACGAGTTCACCCACGACACCGACGTCGAGTGGGAACGGATCGACCTCCCCGACGAGGTCCTCGAGATCCGGGACGCGCTAAACGAGGTCATCACGGACCGGCTCGAGAAGCTCAAGGAACTCGGCATCGCGAGCTCGACGCAACCCGATCAGTCCCAGACGGACCTGAATCGGATGCGGGCCGAACTCCAACAGCTAATCAACAACGACCAGTCGGAGGGGTTCGAGGGAATGTCGATCCACGCGGAGGTGATGAAGCTCCGCCAGGCCGTCACGCTGGTCGAAACCCAGAGCGTCGAGGCGCTCTGTCGGTACTTCGAGCGACAGCGCAATCAGGCCCGCTCGTCGGGCGCATCGAAGGCGAGTCAGCGAATGGTTTCCGATCCTCGCGTTCGCGAAGCGATGCGGAAAGCCGAACAGTTCGACGAAATCCACCCCAAGTACCGCAAGACGCGAATGTTGCTCGCCGAAACCCTGGGACTCGAGGGCGGCGAGCGCGTCATCGTCTTCACCGAATCCCGCGACACGGCCGAGGCGCTGACGGACTTTCTCGCGGACAGCTTCGACGCGAAGCGCTTCGTCGGGCAAGGCGACCGCGAGGGGTCGGACGGAATGACCCAGAAAGAACAACAGGAAGTCCTAGACGAGTTCCGGGCGGGCGAGTTCGAGGTTCTCGTCTCGACGTCGGTCGCCGAAGAAGGACTCGACGTGCCGGAGGTCGATCTCGTGCTCTTTTACGAGCCCGTTCCGACTGCCATTCGCTCGATCCAGCGCAAGGGCCGAACCGGTCGCCAGTCCGAAGGGCGGGTCGTCGTCCTCATGGCCGAGGACACCCGCGACGAGGCGTACTTCTGGATCTCCCGGCGCCGCGAAAAGGAAATGGAGTCGGAATTACGCGAATTGAAAGGAATGGCCGACGATCTCGAGGACGAACTCGACGAATCCCAGCAGTCGCTTGCGGATTTCGATGGCGATGAACGGACGGCAAGGGGAGATGACGATAAAGCGGACCCCGAGTCCGAGGCCAGGGGAGAGAAAGCGAACCCCGACGCAGTCGACGGGTCTTCCAGTGGAAACGAAGGGGGAAGCGAGCAGCCGGGGCTGCAGGAGTTCGGCGACGAAACCGACGAAGCAACGGGGACGAGCGCCGAGTCTGTCGACACGGTCGAGCCACACGCCGAGGGAGAGACCGTTCAAATCGTCGCCGACCAGCGCGAAATGGACGCGAACATCGCCCGCGACCTCTCGCGCCGCGAGGAGATCGACGTACGCCTCGAGACGCTCGACGTCGGCGACTACGTCTGCTCGGATCGGGTGGTCGTCGAGCGCAAGTCGGTCGCGGACTTCGTCGACTCGCTGGTCGGCGGCGACCGGTCCGTCTTCGAACAGGTCGGTGCGATGGCCCGCCACTACTCGCGGCCGATCGTCATCGTCGAAGGCAGCGGGCTGTACGAACAACGAGACGTTCACCCGAACGCAATTCGAGGAGCGCTCTCGAGTCTCGTCGTGGACTTCGGCGCAAGTATTCTTCGGAGTGAAAGCGAAGATGACACGACCGAACTGCTCGCGGTGATCGCCGGCCGCGAGCAGACGACCGCCGACCGCGAGGTCTCGGTTCACGGCGAGAAGGGCAGCAAGACCCTGGGCGAGCAACAGGAGTACGTCGTCGCCTCGATCGCCGAGATCGGACCCGTCACCGCCCGGTCGTTGCTCGAGGAGTTCGGCACTGTCGAGGGCGTGATGATCGCGACCGAAGACGAGTTACAGGAGGCCGACGGCGTCGGGGCGGTAACCGCCGAACGGATCCGAGAGGTCGTCGGAAGCGACTACACCGGATAACCCGTCAGTCGAAGCCTCCCGGGCGAGTCGGCCCGAGTGTTCGTGCCGCGATCGAACCGGCGGGTCGTCAATCGCTGAGGTCGGGATCTGTCGCGAGGCCGTCATCGCTTTCGTCGGATTCAGCAGTAGGACCGGGATCACCCTCGGCGCGGGCGACGAGACGTTCAGCGGCGTAGACGCTGAACGCGGCGAGTGCGATACCTGCCACGACGTCGATCAGCCAGTGAATCCCCAGATACATCGTCGAAAAGACGATGCCGGTCACGACGAACGACGAGATCACGAGCCAGCGGGGATACTCTTTGCGCGACCGCCAGGCGAACAGCAAGACGACCACTGCCAGCGACGTATGCAACGAGGGGAACACGTTCGTGTTCGCCGAGACCGCCGCCGTCATTTCTTGGGTCTGTGGGTAGAACTCGTACATCAGGCCCGAAACGGTTTTGAGGTGATTTCGCGGCCCATAGACGATAAACAGCGTATAACAGATCGAGCCGATCAGGTAGTTAAGCACGTACGCAACGAGCAGTTCCTTGAGGTGGCGCTGGGTCGGCAACATAAAATAGAGGATCGGAGCGGTCACCAGCAGGAACGGGAACCCGAACATATACATCGACGAGAAGAACTCGACCGTCGCTCCGGGGACGACGTCTTGGAGCACTGCGACGAACTCCCCTTCGACCGCGTATATCGCCGCGGTGAGATCCCAGTCGAGGGACTCCGAGATTCGCAAACTGAGCCCGTGTGTCGTTCGTTTCGCCAGGAAGAACAGTGCGGTGACGCCGAGATACGGAGCGATCTCGAGGAGACGGTCGTCAAGTTCCCTCGCAGTCCGGCGGATTTCGGTCCACTCGAGACAGAGCGTGCTGGTTCCAACGAGCCCGGTGCAAACGACGAGTACCGTGAGTAAGACGACGAATCCAAGTGCCATCGTTATATTTTTCGTGAGTTCGTGATTCGAAGCCCCGCAGTATCGGAGTCGGCGGCTATCGTAGGCAAACGGCAACTGCTACCCGACACGGCACGCAGCCAACGGTCGGTCGGGTGACCCCCCTGTCGAGACAGTTTTGGTTCAGTTCGTGCCCAATACCGCGGTCCACTACGTGCGGTTTCGAGGCAAGTCATATAATTTTGCTGAATTTACGGCCGCTGTTATATATAGATATCCAATCGGGACGAAATTTACGGAGCGAATGATGGCGACGAGAAAAGTACGCGCCTCCCGGAGCTATTGGGCAGAGCGGACGGGCAGATATGAGCTGGAGTCGTCATCGGTGACCCGGTCAGCGCAACGTTGCTAACGTTTCGCTCGCCTCGCGGGCCGCCTCGAGGCAGTCCTTTGCGTACTGGGGGTCGTCCGTCACAGCGGCCTCTTCGGCGAACTTCTCGAGAGTTCGGACGAGCGCA
This window harbors:
- a CDS encoding PQQ-binding-like beta-propeller repeat protein encodes the protein MRDWHRRSVLATGVGLSVGSGFASAGLGETNTTGDWVADLPDPAVKPNPAMDEDWASYAGNAGHSRYIDDGYEFDGDALEAVWSVDHAGPVAVADETVYTTTATGVVAFDATDGSLIWENADVDATTPSVVGETVYLSGDEVVALDRSDGSVRWKTDFEADEYLSDQTVAYDGVYVVVDGTLYALEASDGSVRWFIESVTVGSSGNGEADEYEFVTSAAAANGVVYAATAGVALALEPESGNEVWRSTVNLSNRAGGYQYDRAQATTTGAVLGRFTYNRVNVVDAKTGAGLRLGLSAGVDIALGESVYVSGDDWDLFGKSLENPSDRLWDISLLHTSARPVISDETVYVYIPDDSVPDGQSSSADYSDELVALSKRDGTEKWAVSADDVPVGMIRAISGTTIYVDRGGGHDGDNKLVALRAQTARLDKGSGDGGRAGGSHGNSSDGGNGDGDTSDDETTGNETATGNESSASENAIDGDSGGEDEAGPGGGDGDGSVSSDTEDADSADDVAGFTTGAGIVGGALGLEWLRRHTDPDD
- a CDS encoding DEAD/DEAH box helicase, translating into MAAQDEEPPSIEHPLLEPDLLERRLYQLKLAGTAANHHTLVCLPTGLGKTTVSLLVTARRLEEVGGTSLMLAPTKPLVQQHADFYREALRIPDEEIVVFTGDVSPDDRADLWEEATVVMATPQVIENDLVGSRISLADVTHLTFDECHRATGDYAYNYIAERYHADARKPLVTGMSASPGGDEEAILEVCENLGLQEVEVMTEEDADVDEFTHDTDVEWERIDLPDEVLEIRDALNEVITDRLEKLKELGIASSTQPDQSQTDLNRMRAELQQLINNDQSEGFEGMSIHAEVMKLRQAVTLVETQSVEALCRYFERQRNQARSSGASKASQRMVSDPRVREAMRKAEQFDEIHPKYRKTRMLLAETLGLEGGERVIVFTESRDTAEALTDFLADSFDAKRFVGQGDREGSDGMTQKEQQEVLDEFRAGEFEVLVSTSVAEEGLDVPEVDLVLFYEPVPTAIRSIQRKGRTGRQSEGRVVVLMAEDTRDEAYFWISRRREKEMESELRELKGMADDLEDELDESQQSLADFDGDERTARGDDDKADPESEARGEKANPDAVDGSSSGNEGGSEQPGLQEFGDETDEATGTSAESVDTVEPHAEGETVQIVADQREMDANIARDLSRREEIDVRLETLDVGDYVCSDRVVVERKSVADFVDSLVGGDRSVFEQVGAMARHYSRPIVIVEGSGLYEQRDVHPNAIRGALSSLVVDFGASILRSESEDDTTELLAVIAGREQTTADREVSVHGEKGSKTLGEQQEYVVASIAEIGPVTARSLLEEFGTVEGVMIATEDELQEADGVGAVTAERIREVVGSDYTG
- a CDS encoding phosphatase PAP2 family protein, encoding MALGFVVLLTVLVVCTGLVGTSTLCLEWTEIRRTARELDDRLLEIAPYLGVTALFFLAKRTTHGLSLRISESLDWDLTAAIYAVEGEFVAVLQDVVPGATVEFFSSMYMFGFPFLLVTAPILYFMLPTQRHLKELLVAYVLNYLIGSICYTLFIVYGPRNHLKTVSGLMYEFYPQTQEMTAAVSANTNVFPSLHTSLAVVVLLFAWRSRKEYPRWLVISSFVVTGIVFSTMYLGIHWLIDVVAGIALAAFSVYAAERLVARAEGDPGPTAESDESDDGLATDPDLSD